Genomic window (Candidatus Aegiribacteria sp.):
CAGGTGGTTTAGGAATATTCTTCCTGGGGGTTGCGGCACTTTGGTTTGTGTCGGTCTATAAGGACAAGGAGAAGTAGTATCCGCGTCGGAAAGGCCATATCACACATACCTCTAAGCTGAATCAAATTCTGTACTCTATAGTCCAGTTAACTCTGTCCGACATGATATTCAAGATCATCCGGGAGATTAAATAGAGAGCAGAAGCAGGGTGTCAGTTTCGCAACAGTTCTTTTATAAATCGAGCTCCTTTGATTGTGCCGTAGCTTCCGCTTTCAGTACTGTTCTCATCGTACTGTGTGACATCATCAGGTTTTTCACCGGGATGATATATCAGGAACGGTACAGGGTCATGAACATGCGTTCTGACATCACATGGCGTTCCGTGATCGGGAGTAATGGCGATAGCAACATCTTCAGGCATACCCGAAGTCTGCTCCATGATGTATTTCACGACTCGATTGTCGAGATATTCAATGGTCCTGATCTTCAGATCAACGTCACCCTCATGACCGGCTTCATCCGTAGCCTCTACATGAAGATAGACGAAGTCGTAATCGCCTTTCAGCGCGTCTACTGCAGCCTGAGCCTTGCCTTCGTAATTCGTATCGTACAGCCCTGTTGCGCCCTCGACCTCAATAACATCCAGCCCGGCATAAATACCGAGACCTTTCACAAGATCCACAGCTGAAATGACAGCTCCTTTTATGTCGTACAGATCAGTCATGGTTTTCATCTTCGGTCTATAACCGGGAGACCAGAACCAGACCGAATTCGCCGGATCTTTACCTTCAGCAATTCGTTTCAGATTAACAGGATGATTTCTGAGTATCTCCTGCGATCGGAGAGTGAGAATGTTCAGAAGAGCTGCTGTTCTTTCCCCAGCCGGTTCCGTTGCCTGGATCAGAACATCAGTATAATCAGTTCCGGGAACATCATGTGGCGGAGTACAGGAAACGGCATCGTTTCCATCCTTAAGCACGAACAGATGCCTGTAGCTGACGCCGGGATAGAATCTCATCATATCAGATCCCAATTGTTCATTGAGCGTTTCAATAAGCTGGTGAGATTCTTCCGTACTGATGTGTCCCGCGGAGTGGTTCTTTATCTTTTTGTCTTCGATACAGATGAGGTTACATCTCATTGCGAGATCAGAATACTCCAGCTCCACTCCCATACTTGCCGCCTCCAGCACTCCCCTGCCCTGGAAAACTTTCGCTGGGTCATAACCGAGTACGGCAAGGTTCGCCACCGCGCTTCCAGGCGGCATACCTTCCGGTACGGTTACGAATTTCCCGCACCTTCCCCTTTCGCAAAGGGAGTCTATATGGGGTATATCAGCGACCATGAGCGGTGTTCTTCCGCCAAGAGTCTTGATGGGACGGTCAGACATGCCGTCTCCAAGAATGATGATGTACTTCATTTAATTATCTTCGCTTTCACTTGGTTCTTTGAAAATGACACCCATCAGATACGTGGATGCCACTCTCATCACTTTCAGTAATTATCTCTCAGGAAAGATTTGAAGGCCGGATAACCTTCAGGCAGATGCTCGTAGGATTCTTTTTTTTCCTCCAGTCCCTGAAGGCTGGGTGGCAATTCAGGATCGAGAGAAAGAATTTCGCGGATTTTCTCGGGGAATTTAGCCGGATGGGCTGTCTCCAGTGAGATGCAAAGCTGATCCATATGCTCCCCTGTTTCCTGAAGATAGCGCTCCAGACCTGCCCAGCTGACGGAACCATGAGGCTCAAGCAGAAGGCCGTATTCTTCATAGGCATCCTTTATCATCGCTTCCGTTTCACTGTCGTTGATGCTTACCGCATACATGTCTTTCCTTATGCGGTCGAGGTCCGGAGCGGTGTTTATCACACCATGCTCGTCCATGTTCCCTCCGTACAGAGCGACCAGCCTGGGAATATTGCTCGGATGACCTACATTCATGGCGCTTGAGATACAGTTCCTTGAAGGTACGAGTTTTTCATAAATACCTGATTCGACAAACTTCGGAAACTCGTCATTCTCATTTGTCGCTACTATGAATTTCTTTACCGGCAAGCCCATATTCATTGCAATGAGACCGCCGCAGAGATCCCCGAAATTCCCTGATGGAACGGAGAAAACTACTTTCTCATCAGGATCTCCTGACCGCAGCTTCGCAAATGAATAGAAGTAGTACATCGTCTGAGGTATAAGACGGCCGATATTGATCGAATTCGCGGACGAGAGGTTCAGATAATCCAGCTCTGAGTCAGCGAATGCCTGTTTGACCAGAGCCTGACAATCATCGAACTTACCGTTAAGGGAGAGTATTGTTACGTTTTTCCCAAGGGTTGTCATCTGCTTCCGCTGACGAGCTGTCACTTCCTTCTCCGGGAAAAGGACTACAACTTTGATATTGTCCAGTCCGTAAAAAGCATTCGCAATAGCGCTTCCGGTATCTCCTGAGGTTGCGGTGAGTATGAGCAGCTCTCCGCTCTTCCGGTCGAGGAAGTACTGCATAAGGCGACCCATCATTCTTGCCGCGAAATCCTTAAAGGAAGCTGTCGGCCCCTGATCCAGTCTCATCACGTACTTCCGGTCATATACGCGCTCAAGCGGTACTTCGTAATCATAGGCATTAATTACAATTCGCCTCAGATCATCTTCGGGAATCTCACCGGCCAGGAATTTACTCCCGACAGCAAACGCAATTTCGTGGTATGCAGCGTCCGAGAAATCCAGTATCTCCCTTTGTGAGAATCGGGGTATCTCCTCCGGCATATAGAGCCCACCATCCGGAGCGATACCCTTCAGCAGAGCCTGTTCAAAGTTAACCGCTGGAACTCTTTGATTGGTTGATCTGTACAGTATCGGTTTATTTCTCATATTTCTTTCCTGCCTGGTGTTGTTCTATTACTCTGACAATGACAGCTGGCTGCGAATACACTCAGCAAGTCTTCCTGCTGCGGCGGCCAGCTGCTCCTTCGACGCAAACGAGAAATTGATTCGCATCGTATTCCTTTTGGGATTCTCCCCGAAGAACACATCACCCGGAACGAAAGCTACCTTGTATTTTATTGCTTCATAGAATAACGCGTGTGTATCAATCTGCTCAGGAACCGTCACCCAGAGGAATAACCCTCCTTCGGGTTTGGTCCATGTCACTCCCATTTCTTCAGGGAAACATTCCTGCATTGTTTTAAGAAACACTTCAAGCTTCTCACCGTAGTATTTCCTGCATTTAAGGATATGTTCCTCCATGCCCATTTCGGTAAGGAATGCAGCACACATGTCCTGATTGTACTTGGGAGTATTCAGAACATTTCCTTCCTTGATGTTGGTCATAGCTTCAATCACTTCTGGCGGGCCGATGTTGAACCCTACCCTTAGACCGGGACAGAAAAGTTTCGAGAATGTGTAAAGACCAATTACGTTCCCGCCACCCATTTCCTGGTCAAGCGCGTAGATGGAAGGAATGGTTTCGCCGCGGTATCGGAAATCTCTGTAAGGACTGTCCTCCAGAATGGGGATGCCGTACTCCCTGCTCAGGTCGAGCAGTGAAAGTCTTTTTTTCAGGCTCATGGTGATCCCGGAGGGGTTCTGGAAATCCGGCACAACATAGATGAATTTAGGTTTCCTATTTTCTTTCCCCAGAGACTCGATCTTTACGCGAAATCCCTCTACATTTGAGCCATCTTCATCGATATCAACACCAACGAATTTTGGACGTTGCATCTGGAAAGCGACAATAGCTCCGGCGAATGTGGGTC
Coding sequences:
- a CDS encoding cofactor-independent phosphoglycerate mutase, with amino-acid sequence MKYIIILGDGMSDRPIKTLGGRTPLMVADIPHIDSLCERGRCGKFVTVPEGMPPGSAVANLAVLGYDPAKVFQGRGVLEAASMGVELEYSDLAMRCNLICIEDKKIKNHSAGHISTEESHQLIETLNEQLGSDMMRFYPGVSYRHLFVLKDGNDAVSCTPPHDVPGTDYTDVLIQATEPAGERTAALLNILTLRSQEILRNHPVNLKRIAEGKDPANSVWFWSPGYRPKMKTMTDLYDIKGAVISAVDLVKGLGIYAGLDVIEVEGATGLYDTNYEGKAQAAVDALKGDYDFVYLHVEATDEAGHEGDVDLKIRTIEYLDNRVVKYIMEQTSGMPEDVAIAITPDHGTPCDVRTHVHDPVPFLIYHPGEKPDDVTQYDENSTESGSYGTIKGARFIKELLRN
- the thrC gene encoding threonine synthase, producing MRNKPILYRSTNQRVPAVNFEQALLKGIAPDGGLYMPEEIPRFSQREILDFSDAAYHEIAFAVGSKFLAGEIPEDDLRRIVINAYDYEVPLERVYDRKYVMRLDQGPTASFKDFAARMMGRLMQYFLDRKSGELLILTATSGDTGSAIANAFYGLDNIKVVVLFPEKEVTARQRKQMTTLGKNVTILSLNGKFDDCQALVKQAFADSELDYLNLSSANSINIGRLIPQTMYYFYSFAKLRSGDPDEKVVFSVPSGNFGDLCGGLIAMNMGLPVKKFIVATNENDEFPKFVESGIYEKLVPSRNCISSAMNVGHPSNIPRLVALYGGNMDEHGVINTAPDLDRIRKDMYAVSINDSETEAMIKDAYEEYGLLLEPHGSVSWAGLERYLQETGEHMDQLCISLETAHPAKFPEKIREILSLDPELPPSLQGLEEKKESYEHLPEGYPAFKSFLRDNY
- a CDS encoding PLP-dependent aminotransferase family protein; protein product: MIQDWNNRFSDNIREYGGYSIGKLFALLKDPEIISLAGGLPSPDMFLIHEMRLVSGRVLEEDIEKVMQYTPIKGERVLLDAIVRFLDRDNIRVTDENIVVTSSGQHGLDLTGRLFLNPGDIVLLDRPTFAGAIVAFQMQRPKFVGVDIDEDGSNVEGFRVKIESLGKENRKPKFIYVVPDFQNPSGITMSLKKRLSLLDLSREYGIPILEDSPYRDFRYRGETIPSIYALDQEMGGGNVIGLYTFSKLFCPGLRVGFNIGPPEVIEAMTNIKEGNVLNTPKYNQDMCAAFLTEMGMEEHILKCRKYYGEKLEVFLKTMQECFPEEMGVTWTKPEGGLFLWVTVPEQIDTHALFYEAIKYKVAFVPGDVFFGENPKRNTMRINFSFASKEQLAAAAGRLAECIRSQLSLSE